The Oncorhynchus mykiss isolate Arlee chromosome Y, USDA_OmykA_1.1, whole genome shotgun sequence genomic sequence GTCCCAGGGACTGGTACCCACCGATGACCTCGATATCCTCCACGGCAGGGTAGCGCTTCTTCAGCAGGGAGCCCAACTGGGAGTAAGGGGCCTGTGGTGGCGTGGAGGGCGTCTGGGTCCCTCCGGAGGGCTCCTGGGGCTCTGGAGAGCCAGGCTGAGGCTCTGACTTACGTTTAGGCACCACAGTGAAGGTATTCCCCTTCCGCCTCTGCACCACTGGAGTGGGGCTGGGGGCAACGGGCTGCGAGGGGTCCACGTCTATGTCATCTATGTTGGTGACAGGTAGCTGGTCAGCAGGGGCTTCCTCTGGAGGTGGCGACTGGACAGAGGGGACTGGGAAGGGTACTGGAGGGGAGGGGGTCGCAGTGATGGTGGGTGGGTCTGGTTTGGTTAGCCCGGCTGCCCTCACCTCATCCCGTTCTTCCGCTTTACTCTTGGAGATTGCTGGGTTGGGTGGAGGGGTGACAGGGGTTGGCACTCCTAGAGTGGGCATCTCTGCCACTCTCTGGGAGGGAGGAGACTTAATCGGGCTGGAGGGGGCCGTGCTGCCCGGGGAGGCGGCGGCTCTGTGGCGTTTGGGGAAGACTGTGAAGGAGTTGCGGGACTGGAGACGCAGGTTGGCAAGGGCACGGGCCTGGATGTCCCCGGCAGGCAGCAGGGAGAGGTCAGGGCGGGGTGAGGGGCAGATCTCGAATCCAGGCGAGGGGGGAGACATCGGGGGCGTGGTGGGACTGGCAGGGGACTCGACATGGCTGGTATCCGGAGAGAATGGCACCTTGGGTTTGGAGGGCACCTCTgtgctctcccagtctctctctcggaAAGGCTTGGTCTGGGACCCCTCTgcctcctctatggggttgacCACCACACTGCGGCCCCCACTCACCTCAAAATGCTGGCGGTAGGAAGACACTGACTGAGCGGGTCCAGCAGAGCAAGTGGTGCTGTCAGGCTCACAGCGAGGGGGCTGTGGCTTTGGTTTGGAAGACTGGGAGCTGAGGAAGACTGAGGATGACAACTGTGCGTTACCTAGGGTGCGGACTGGTGAGCTAGGCTGGGCTTGTGACTTGTATTTTGGCACCAGATCTGGCTGTGGCTTGGGTCGTTGTCTTGGCCTGCTTGAACTGGTTTCCAAGTCCAGGAGGTTCTCTGTGCTGCGAGACTTGGGTTGCAATTTTCCATAGTTGCTGTCGAATTTCTGCAGCATGCGGCTCACCCTGCCATGACCCTCTCCTGTCTCGAATGCGGCCTCGTGACCAGGACGACCCAACGTGCTCAAATTCTCCTCGCTCCGGCTTAGTGCGGTGTCATAAATGACCACCTCCTTTGCCCGTATCTCGGTAACCCCACTGCCTCTCCGGTCCAAGAGGTCGTTGAGGGAGCTGTAACTGCTCCCATTCTGCTGCAGATAAGACTCGCTTTTTATTCCACTCGCCTCCGGAAAGTAATCCGGATCGGATTCTATGATAATGATATTCTCAGCGCGTATAGTCCGAATTCCAGGAACACTGCCATACAATTCCAGTATGTGCTGAACTGGACGAGTGGCgttctccctgtcctgttgtttCTTTCGCTCCTTCTCCAGTTTGATGAAGGGGTTCTCCTGCAATGGGCCTAGACTGTCCTGCAGAACCAGGCTTTCCTGTCCCTCGCCATCGCTTACCGTTTTCTCCGAGTCATAAGGGTCGGTGGCAGTCCAGGGGTCTTTGTTTGTTTTCACCGGCGAGAGCTCTGGGGACGTGGGGGCGCTGCCACGCTTGCCTGCAAAATGCTGGCTCGCTGGAGTGATGGTGTAGTTCCGAACTGAATTAGCACTGGTTCCATTGTCTGTTTTTGAGGCGCTGCTGTTTCCCGTTACTTCGCCATTAACCCGCGATAAGATCGCGCTTGGGCAAGGCTCAGTTGCACCTGCTCCAGACGCGCCGCCCTTTGCTTTCCTCCGCTCGAGAATCTCTCGTTTCCAGGCCGGCATCCTCGGGCTCTCCTGCCCAGCCTCCTGGCGGAGCACACGGACTTCTCCTCCAACAGACATTTGGGGGAGAAATGTAATATCTCCGGGGTTTGGGAGATTGTATTCCCCGAATGGGACGGAAAGCTGTATCCTCTGTCTGTCGCTGTACCTGCAGCGCCGATTATAGTATACACACATACATCCCCACGGTCTTTTTCAGTCTTTCTAcgttcttctccctccctccgcgaCTCCTGACCCGCCCTCTGCACCTGTAAACCTACGTCATTCTTCAGATCTGCGCCCAAAGAAGCAACCTCATTTGCTCATATCGATTTAGAATACACCCCCTTTTCACAGAACACCCACCAAAGGAAATCCCTCCTCTTTCTATTGTTGAGTAGGCAAAGAGGACCTGTCAGTCAAGGAAACTCAGCTCAGCCCCCTTTTACTGATTAACCCTTTCAGTGAATACATGTTATTTTAAGATCCCGTATCGAcaactaaattgttttttaaaataataacATTATGGATTTAATTTTTAATTGAATTCATGAACTAAACATGGAAAGTAAACCAACAAATTGTTTGAAAAGATGAAAGGCTATGTAAAGATAGTGATTGTGAGGCAGGGTGAGAAAATTGTCGCCTATCAGTCACTCGTTACTTACGTGTAGGCTTTGCTGTAGCATCCTATGGAAAGACCCATGTCATAGCATAGTTATTCATATCTATTCAGCAAGAGGTTGATGATACCACCTGACAAATAATCCTGAGATAAATGCATTACGAAATAAATGAGGCGGTATTACAGAGGTCTATTCTGAGTACAGCATGTACGAGATTACTATTGTTCCTCATCAAACATTCATCACTGCACTGCCACTACGAAACGTGAATCCCAAGGAGACATTAACATACGGACGGACACTGAAGAAAGTCGTGTGTTATATGGAGCAGTCTCAGTCAGTCGTAAATTCTGTTATAGAATGATTTGTAAAAATGCATCCTATATGCAATGGattttttttgtaatttgtttTTATCTGTGGTGTGCCTAGAGAAAGAGCGCA encodes the following:
- the LOC110509773 gene encoding taperin — encoded protein: MCVYYNRRCRYSDRQRIQLSVPFGEYNLPNPGDITFLPQMSVGGEVRVLRQEAGQESPRMPAWKREILERRKAKGGASGAGATEPCPSAILSRVNGEVTGNSSASKTDNGTSANSVRNYTITPASQHFAGKRGSAPTSPELSPVKTNKDPWTATDPYDSEKTVSDGEGQESLVLQDSLGPLQENPFIKLEKERKKQQDRENATRPVQHILELYGSVPGIRTIRAENIIIIESDPDYFPEASGIKSESYLQQNGSSYSSLNDLLDRRGSGVTEIRAKEVVIYDTALSRSEENLSTLGRPGHEAAFETGEGHGRVSRMLQKFDSNYGKLQPKSRSTENLLDLETSSSRPRQRPKPQPDLVPKYKSQAQPSSPVRTLGNAQLSSSVFLSSQSSKPKPQPPRCEPDSTTCSAGPAQSVSSYRQHFEVSGGRSVVVNPIEEAEGSQTKPFRERDWESTEVPSKPKVPFSPDTSHVESPASPTTPPMSPPSPGFEICPSPRPDLSLLPAGDIQARALANLRLQSRNSFTVFPKRHRAAASPGSTAPSSPIKSPPSQRVAEMPTLGVPTPVTPPPNPAISKSKAEERDEVRAAGLTKPDPPTITATPSPPVPFPVPSVQSPPPEEAPADQLPVTNIDDIDVDPSQPVAPSPTPVVQRRKGNTFTVVPKRKSEPQPGSPEPQEPSGGTQTPSTPPQAPYSQLGSLLKKRYPAVEDIEVIGGYQSLGRSCLTKTGSTGKKLNISFNESSIQSTYEYPSESSVWDSEEEDEEDVKGGEEEDKPSMVGRIHLPRPSFTSSPSHTSNSTDLSSYIPRHTVDFNTWQEHKLDDPVYQGATNSQHAQMSEEVMLTPADSSSLSDFNSEPALYF